The following coding sequences are from one Nicotiana tabacum cultivar K326 chromosome 1, ASM71507v2, whole genome shotgun sequence window:
- the LOC142164305 gene encoding uncharacterized protein LOC142164305 yields the protein MVGKGVERLKAIVDSTANLLNTIDEVDRENKRFYPVVPSEPSKPSSTPQKLSNLEETVDESEQLPQSEGVNLNRLETDPEKRLAIQKYYPNDHDADRFDMHISGPKNIHNQSRKKCEDVMKQKQYIQSALAKQSDQQKVEYRTHLEAAIDVIRYLLNQGLSFWGHREGESSFNRGNYIELLTWYAKRCKYIDGAFKKAPKHNQLTSPYIQKDIITTCKMETIKSIIKDINDDHFSILVDESRNVSCKEQMTIVLRYVDRRGSVMERFMGIVHIRDTTALSLRNEIVSLLTKYSLSPSSIRGQCYDGASNMQAIINELSVAFQKKEQDIVNAVLLVGVAKDQLQELQKKGWDSLINELLLLQLRELFSNEVD from the exons ATGGTAGGAAAAGGAGTTGAAAGACTGAAAGCAATAGTGGACAGCACTGCCAACCTCTTGAACACTATCGACGAGGTTGACAGAGAAAATAAG AGATTTTATCCTGTAGTTCCTTCTGAGCCTTCAAAACCAAGTTCAACACCTCAAAAATTATCTAACTTAGAAGAAACTGTCGATGAATCAGAACAACTTCCACAAAGTGAAGGAGTTAATTTAAATCGTTTAGAGACTGATCCAGAGAAAAGATTAGCAATTCAAAAATATTATCCAAATGACCATGATGCA GATAGATTTGATATGCATATTAGTGGACCAAAAAACATTCACAATCAGTCAAGAAAGAAGTGTGAAGATGTGATGAAACAAAAACAATACATTCAAAGTGCACTTGCTAAACAATCTGATCAACAAAAGGTAGAATACCGAACTCATTTAGAAGCTGCAATTGATGTGATAAGATATCTTTTGAATCAAGGATTATCATTTTGGGGACATCGTGAAGGTGAATCATCCTTCAATAGAGGTAACTATATTGAACTTCTTACATGGTACGCAAAGCGATGTAAATATATTGATGGTGCGTTTAAAAAAGCTCCAaaacataatcaattaacttCTCCATATATTCAAAAGGATATTATCACTACATGTAAGATGGAAACAATTAAGAGTATCATTAAGGATATAAATGATGATCACTTTTCAATATTAGTTGATGAATCTCGCAATGTATCATGTAAGGAGCAAATGACTATTGTTTTACGTTATGTTGATAGGAGGGGAAGTGTTATGGAGCGCTTTATGGGTATTGTTCATATTCGTGATACTACTGCTTTGTCGCTAAGGAATGAAATTGTTAGTTTACTTACTAAATATTCTTTAAGTCCATCTTCTATACGTGGACAATGCTATGATGGAGCAAGCAATATGCAAG CAATCATAAATGAGCTTAGTGTAGCCTTTCAAAAGAAGGAGCAAGATATTGTAAATGCTGTATTACTTGTTGGAGTGGCAAAGGATCAATTGCAAGAACTGCAAAAGAAAGGTTGGGATTCACTTATTAATGAG TTGCTACTACTACAATTGAGAGAGCTTTTTAGTAATGAAGTTGATTAA